The nucleotide window ACGAGTCCGCCGCGCGGCAGCTTCGCGAGCCCACCGTTGTGCGTCCCGATCCAGAGGTTGCCGTCGCGATCGATCGTCAGCGTGCGGATCTTATCGTCGGGGAGTCCCTGCTCGGTCGTGAACGGCATCGCGCTGCCGTTGCGCCATCGGATCAGCCCGCGGTAGGTCGCGACCCAGAGCGTGCCTTCGCCGTCCTCGGCGACCATGCGGACGTAGTTGTCCGGACCGAGGTTGAGCGGCGCGCGGCGCCAGACGTCCTCGGGGATGCCGGGGCCCTTCGGCGTGAACCGCCAGAGCTGATCGCCGGTCGAGACCCAGAGCCCACCCTCGTTCGCGAGCACGACGTTCCACATGTCGCCCGACGATTCCCTCGGCAGGCTATGGCGCACCGGCGCTCCATCACCGATCTCCCAGACAGTGGTTAGCCCGTCGCCCGCGAAGACGCGGCCGCGCGGCTCGACGGCGAAGAGCTGCGGCCAGGAGACGTCAACCCCGGGAAGCACGGCGACGAAGACCGGCTCGCCCGCGTCGAGATCGGCGCGGTAGATGCCGGCGCGCGTCGCGCACCAGAGCCGGTTCTTCGCGTCGACCGCGACCGCGCCGATCGAGTCGGCGCCGTCGGCGGCCGCGACGTGATAGGTCGCGAACTTCTTCCCGGGCGCCGCGCGCTTGGCGGGATCGTCGATGAGGCGCGCGAGGCCGGAGTTGAAGGTCCCGAACCACAGTCCGCCGCCGCGATCTTCTGCGATCGCGGAGACGAGCGAGCCCGGCAGCCCGTCGTGCGTGTTGAAGTTCGTGAACTCGTACCCGTCGAAGCGGCTGATCCCGTCCCACGTCGCGACCCACAGATCGCCGCGGCGCGCCTGCAGGATCGCGGTGATACGACTGTTCGAGAGCCCTTCCGGTACGTCGTACACGCGCAGCGGAAGCGTTTCGGCGTGCGCAGCGCCGGCGATCGAGAACGCGAGCGCGAGGGGGATCAGAGGGGACAGCTTCCGAAACTCCGAAGCCCGAGTTTCGGAAGCTGTCCCCTCTTCATCCCGCGTACGCATCGTCCTGTTCGATACGCGACGCGACCCAGTCAAGCGAGTCGCCTTCGAGCTTCGAGCCGCACGAGGGGCACACCGTCGCACCGCCGGAGGCGGGCAGCGCGGCGCCGCAGGTCGGGCAGCTCGTCAGCGGGGCGATGCTTCCGGGGACCGCCCGCAGGAAGGTCCAGTACTCGGAGAACATCGTGGAACGCGAGCGGTCGCCGCCCACGATCTTCCCGTGCGCGTCCTCGGTCCAGTCGCGCGCCGAGGCATAGATCCTCACGGTGACCGCGTCGTAGAAGGCGTCGGCGTCGATCTTCGCGACGACGACGCTCGAGACCGCCGCATCGTCGACGTGGTTGACGAGCCCGAACGCGCGGTAGCGCTCCATCCAGAAGCGGTGGGACTGGAAGAGAGCGTCGGTCTCGTACGGGCGCGCGTCCTCCCATGTCCGGCTCGACCACGCCTTCTGGAGCGCGAGGAACGCGGCGCGCACGCGCGCCTCGAACGCGCTCCAATCGTGGCCGGGGTACTTTCCTTCGAGCGTCCGCTTCGCGGCGGGCAGGCGTGGGTCGAAGACGATCGGGCGGTCGGTGCCGCTCTCCACGCCGTCGCCGTCGGCGAGCGACAATTCCGGCGCCGTCAGCGGGCGGCGGTCGCCGTACGGGATCGCACCGACCTCCCACTGCGTGGCGCCGCCGACACGGACGCCGCCGCAGCTCGGGCAGGTCCCGTCGGACTTCGGCTCGAGCGTCGAGCCGCATCCCGCGCACCCCAGGGCGCGCATCCGCGCCGGCACGGGCGAGCGCACACCGGCCTTGCGGCGGAACGTCCAGATCTCGGCGGTCAGGATCTGCGCTCGCGCTCCTCCGCGCGTCTCGGTCATGTTCGCCTCGAAGCGCACGTCGAGCCGCACGAAGCCGGTCTCGGTCGAGGCCTGGGTGACCTTGACCGCTCCGATGACGACGTCGTCGACCGCGTCGAGGCCCTGGCGGTCGGCGAAGAGCGTGTCGATCGCCGCCGCGCTCATCCACGGTGCCAGCGGCTCGCGGCTTCCCTTGCCGCGCAGCTCGTGCGCCCGCACGTAGACGAGCTGCGCGAAATCGAGGAAGACCGGCTCCGAGAACATCGGATCGGTGGCGCGCACCGGCGTGAGGTTCACCGGCCCTTCGCGCCGCGGTGCTGCGAGCGGATAGACGGTCGGCCGCTCGGCGACTCCCGACCGGAACGTCCCCGCGCGCGACGCGCGCGAGAGGACGACGAGGATCAGGATGACGAGCGGGATCCCGAGCAGCGGGTGACTGAAGACGAGCCAC belongs to Candidatus Polarisedimenticolaceae bacterium and includes:
- a CDS encoding TIM44-like domain-containing protein; the encoded protein is MIRRLPGIAVLVLSVTAAAARVGGGGGYSGGGGDHGGGGDFGLVFGLVRILLWLVFSHPLLGIPLVILILVVLSRASRAGTFRSGVAERPTVYPLAAPRREGPVNLTPVRATDPMFSEPVFLDFAQLVYVRAHELRGKGSREPLAPWMSAAAIDTLFADRQGLDAVDDVVIGAVKVTQASTETGFVRLDVRFEANMTETRGGARAQILTAEIWTFRRKAGVRSPVPARMRALGCAGCGSTLEPKSDGTCPSCGGVRVGGATQWEVGAIPYGDRRPLTAPELSLADGDGVESGTDRPIVFDPRLPAAKRTLEGKYPGHDWSAFEARVRAAFLALQKAWSSRTWEDARPYETDALFQSHRFWMERYRAFGLVNHVDDAAVSSVVVAKIDADAFYDAVTVRIYASARDWTEDAHGKIVGGDRSRSTMFSEYWTFLRAVPGSIAPLTSCPTCGAALPASGGATVCPSCGSKLEGDSLDWVASRIEQDDAYAG